Proteins from one Telopea speciosissima isolate NSW1024214 ecotype Mountain lineage chromosome 1, Tspe_v1, whole genome shotgun sequence genomic window:
- the LOC122657692 gene encoding heavy metal-associated isoprenylated plant protein 23 isoform X1, translated as MGVGGTLEYFSGLLSNGHKHKKKRKQMQTVELKVRMDCEGCELKVKKALSSVKGAKSVNVNLKQQKVTVTGYVEPNKVLKKAQSTGKKAEFWPYVPYTLVAHPYTAQAYDKKAPPGYVRNVETPGTSTLSKQEEQYTTMFSDDNPNACSIM; from the exons ATGGGTGTTGGTGGTACTTTGGAGTATTTCTCTGGTTTACTGAGCAATGGCCATaaacataagaagaagagaaagcagATGCAAACTGTGGAGCTTAAAGTCAGGATGGACTGTGAAGGTTGTGAGCTTAAAGTTAAGAAAGCTCTCTCTTCTGTGAAAG GAGCTAAATCAGTGAATGTAAACTTGAAGCAACAGAAGGTCACTGTGACTGGTTATGTTGAGCCAAACAAGGTTTTGAAGAAAGCTCAGTCAACAGGGAAAAAGGCTGAGTTTTGGCCTTATGTTCCTTACACTCTTGTGGCACATCCTTACACAGCACAAGCTTATGATAAGAAGGCACCTCCTGGCTATGTCAGAAATGTGGAGACCCCTGGTACTAGTACCCTTAGCAAACAAGAAGAGCAATACACAACCATGTTCAGTGATGACAACCCAAATGCCTGTTCCATCATGTAG
- the LOC122657692 gene encoding heavy metal-associated isoprenylated plant protein 23 isoform X2: MGVGGTLEYFSGLLSNGHKHKKKRKQMQTVELKVRMDCEGCELKVKKALSSVKGAKSVNVNLKQQKVTVTGYVEPNKVLKKAQSTGKKAEFWPYVPYTLVAHPYTAQAYDKKAPPGYVRNVETPGTSTLSKQEEQYTTMFSDDNPNACSIM; encoded by the exons ATGGGTGTTGGTGGTACTTTGGAGTATTTCTCTGGTTTACTGAGCAATGGCCATaaacataagaagaagagaaagcagATGCAAACTGTGGAGCTTAAAGTCAGGATGGACTGTGAAGGTTGTGAGCTTAAAGTTAAGAAAGCTCTCTCTTCTGTGAAAG GAGCTAAATCAGTGAATGTAAACTTGAAGCAACAGAAGGTCACTGTGACTGGTTATGTTGAGCCAAACAAGGTTTTGAAGAAAGCTCAGTCAACAGGGAAAAAGGCTGAGTTTTGGCCTTATGTTCCTTACACTCTTGTGGCACATCCTTACACAGCACAAGCTTATGATAAGAAGGCACCTCCTGGCTATGTCAGAAATGTGGAGACCCCTGGTACTAGTACCCTTAGCAAACAAGAAGAGCAATACACAACCATGTTCAGTGATGACAACCCAAATGCCTGTTCCATCATGTA G